ATAAGCCTCCCAACGGCTTACATTTCCTGATTTGGCCCAAGGAGCAGCAGCAGGCGGATTTGCCTGTTTTGAGATAAATATAAAATGATCATTCTGAGCGGCCGGCGGGCAGGCCAGGTATAATTTCTCGCTGTTCCAATACGCAAAGAGCTGATTGTCCTGATTTTCGCCGATTTTCGCAGCTTTCTCATCTAACAAACCATCCATCTTGAAAGCCCCATCTTCGCCTCCCCCTGTTGTTCCGCCTGTATCAACGTACGTATGAAGAATTGGTGATCTCTCAACGAGGCCTTTATTGTCCTCTGCCTCAATGTAGTAATCAACGAGTACGCCTCCTTCCGCCACAATCTCAGGCTCTAAAACGTGAATGTAGTACTGGTCGGCAATTACAAGAGGCATCTCGAAAAAATCAATCTCCGGATCATTAAAAAAGTTCTCAGGGGGGAAAGTACGTTTTGTCATAGTGCGGCTCCGCCATGCTCCAACCTCGCTGCCCCCTTGAAATGTTTCGTTCTGATTTGAAGAGAGCGGATTCTTTCCGTCCCTATCAAGCCTGTAATTAAACGTTACTTCCTTCATTCCAGAAACATCGCTGACGAATGTCCAAATCCAGAAATCCCTTGAATGCTGAACTTCCTGATAGTCCCAAAGCGGGCCGAAACCTTTTCCGCCTGGATTATGCGGAAGCTGCTGAGGAATCCAGATTGTTGGAGGAGTTTGATCCTGAGACCTGTCCTGAATAGCAAGCTCAGCTTTTTCAACTGCATTGTTGCAAGCGATAGTTGGTTTAACCTCCATATCAAGAGCAGAGCCGTAATACATATATCCGCTCGTAAGCGCGGGCAGGAAAAAATGCCATGCCAGCTCAGAGTTTGTTGCAGAAGCATCTGGAGATTGTATCTGCTCGATCCTTGCGCTGCCTTCAATCTGCTCAGCAGTTTCAACATAATTTTGGGCTGCTGTTATAACTGCCCAGTTTCGCTCGTCTTCAGCCCAGCCGCCGGAGATGTCGAATTTCCCCGCCTGATTAACCAGCGGCCAATTCCAGTTTATAAAATCAGGAGAGCCGAAATCTCCATCGGCGTTTACCCAGGAACCATCTTCCACATGAACCACATCATCTTCATCCACCGGATTTTCGGCTAAATACTGCTCTACAACGCTCGGCTTATAGCCAGAATTTGAAGCTGCCTGAGAAAACTGGGGAACGCTCTGCATATAATACGAAAAACCGCCGCCGAAGGCATTATCTCCATCGTGTGCTAGCACTACAAGAATAGGTTCTTCCGTGCTTGATGCCCACGAGATCTGGTCTATATCTTCCGTGCCGTAATGCTGATATCCGTCTGTCCAGCTCATTGCCTGAGCTACAGGCACAACAGTTATCTTATATTCCTGACCTGTTTCTGGATCAACGTATTTCGCCTTATGGGGCTGATATGAAAAAGGATATGCGTTTGTAGGTGTGCAGCCTCTGTCTATACTTTTGCTGAACCAGTTAGACTGAGGCGGATTCTGAATATCTGCCTTGTTCGGGGGCGTGCAGTTTTCTCCGCCGCTGCCTAAGGTAAGCGGAAAATTCTCGCAAGCCCTTGAGATATGATTATTAGCCACAAACACCCATTCTATACCTTCCTGAACCAATACGGGAATCATTCTCTCGCTGAAAGAAAGCTCAGCGGGGAAAAACCCCTTTGAGACTCCGCTGCCCCAAACTTCAGGATAAAGCTCTTTGTATATTTGAATCTCTTTTTTCAGGGCTTGGGGGTCTATAAGCGGGCCGAGGGCGTGGTGATAGGTAAATAAAACAATATCCAGCTTTCTTTTCCCGCCGGAAGTGAGCCAGTTTCTGGCTTCTCTGTTGCTGTTTTCCCAGCCCGAATAATAGCCGAGTGAGCCGTCTTCTGCAAAACTCATCACGTTTTCAACAAGGCAGCCTGAATATGAAATTTGGGCGCCTGCATCAGGAAACCCCATACTCTCTATTGCGTCTTTTATTCGATACTGATAAACTGCCACTCTGTCGTCTTTCCCAAAAATGCTTCTCAGATTATTTTCCGGGTGGGGCGATGAGCTTGTCATACTCTCATAGCCTTTCTGGTAAGTGCTGCTGTTGTAGCTGCTCAGCTCAGGCCAGTATATCGGCTGCTGGAGATGCCAGTGGTATGTGGTGTAAACCTGCGATAAAAGCTCTCCGCCTGCTGAAAAGATAATAAAAAGCGAAGTAAATATCAGTGAGCTAATCTGCCTTTCTAAATGCATTATAAGACACTCTTTGAATTTTGATTGGTATAATTGAATTACTATTCAAGCCAGCTGTTTACGAAGATCTGCAAGTCTTCTATGTCCACAGAGCCGCTCATATTGAAATCAGCTCCTCCGCACGAATTCCACAAATCACAGCTGCCTCCCCATTGCTCAGAAAACATCTCAAAATCGAGATTATTAACGATAGTATCGCCGTTCATATTGGGCTGGCTGCCCTGCGAAAGCACTACCAATGAGTAAGGGCCTATCCCTACGTCTGCGTGGAAGGGCAGGCCGTCTTTGGAACCGAAATAGGCGTAGGTGTCGTTTGAGTTCCAGTTGCCGAATTCAGGGTCGTAGCCTTGCCAGTCGCTGTTAAAACGAACCCTCCATCGCCCCTCTCTGGGCATACCGATTCCATAGTTGGTGTAACCAGTGCCGCTGAAATTTGCGAGTATTATCACATCATCCCCAGCTCCTCCGTTCCACCATCGGTGATAAGCTATTACTTTCGCTGAATTGTTTACATGAAAAACATTTACATTGCTTGCTTTGAGTCCGAGGGTGTTTCGGCCAAGGTTTCTTCGCAAAGAGATAAGATGCTCATAAAGCATATTTATTCCGGAAAACGTGTTTTTTCTCGTCCAGTCCAGAGGGGTATTATCGTGCCAAGCTCCAGTTTCAAGAAATTCCTGCCCCATAAACAGCATAGGAATTCCAGGGCTTGTAAATACGATTCCAGCTGCAAGGGTTGAGCGTTTTTTAGCCCAGTAGCTTTCGGGGTTATCCCAGTGTATGGCAGAAGGCAGTCTGCTTTTACCGCTGGATGCCCCAGCTTCGTCGTGGCTCTCAGAATAAATCACCCTTTGCGTATCAGAGCCGTTGTAGAGGTTTGTAATCGCATCTCTAACATCGTACATATTTCTGTTCGGATCATCAGACTGAGTTACAGCGCCTTTGATTTTGTGGTGAAAGCCGGCATCCCACTGCGAATCAAATCCTGCTCCGCCGGCACCAGTCGATTTTGTTATCCACTCGTTATCCCGCATATCTTCAGCGATCGAGATCTTCTCAGGGTGCGCAGAATCAATCTCATCATTTATCCACTGCATCAAAGACCAGCCTTCGGGAATCTCAGGCTGCATAATCCCTCTTTCACGTATATAAGCAGTTCCGTCCATTCTAAGACCGTCCATATTGTACTCATTGAGCCAGTACATCACGTTATCTCGGATGAATGAACGAACCTCACCAACACTGTAGTTCAATCGGGTATCCCCCCAAGGTGTGTATCGGTTGTCATTTTCGTAGAAGTATATCCCTCCTGTATCTTCGTAAGCACTGTATCCATCAAACTTCCATATAGATTCATCAAGATCGCTCGGTCCCAAATGGTTGTAAACCAAATCAATCAAAACAGCAATCCCCCTCTTATGGCACTGGTCTATGAAAAATTTTAACTGCTCCGGTGTTCCATAAGCGCTTTCAGGGGCAAAAAGATTCACCGGATTATAGCCAAGCGAATAACTGCCTGGGAATTCGCATACCGGCATCAGCTGCACCGCATTTACTCCCAGCGAAACGAGGTGGTCGAGTTTCATAGCAGCAGAGTAGCAGGTTCCGGGTTCACCCCCTGGTGCGTCGTAGAATGTTCCCAGATGCATTTCGTAGATAATCATATCATTCCAGGCAGGCGGAGTGAATTCATCCCAGTCGTACTGATTATCGGTAATAATTGAATTTCCAACAGAGCTCACTACATCAAATGCCCGTGGATCGCTTTTCCAGAGATCGCCGTCTATCACATACCTGTATTCATCGGCCTCATCGGCTCCATTAACATCAGCAGACCACCAACCCCCTGACTCACTGTAGAGCGGAGTTGCTGAGGAGTTCCAATAGTTGAAGTCTCCTGCAACATTAACGGTGTCGGCGTTAGGTGCCCAAACACGAAATGTCGTTCCTCCCGGGTACAATATTGCACCAACCCCAGACCTTGACGAAGGCTCAGCGATAACCGCCGCTGAGATCAGCAGTACAATCAGGAAAAATTTGCTGATTGGTTTCAAGCCTGAATAGTATGAAATTTTTAGCATAAAGATTTATCCTAAATAGTATTTAATTGCGCGGCATCTTCTTAACTTCCCTTATAGTTGAAAAAAAACTTGTATTTTGTAAGCTAATTTTGTTTTTATTGAACAAAAATATTTCCCTCTAATATATTATTCACGCTGATATTTAAATTAGAAAAGTTTTTATTTAATTTATTTTTACTTTTAACGTATTATTTATTCTTTTAAATTTGAAATTATTGTTATAATGATTTAAATTATGTTTATCAGCAGATATAAGCTATTGTTGTGTTGACCTTTTATGAAGTATAGCTAAAATCTGCATATTGTTTTGAGAGCTACTAAAAACAGGTGAAAGCGGTTTGAATTGCATGACAGCCCAATACGTCGATGAAACAAAATTCCGCGGACTGGTGCGTCAGAGGAGCAGAATACTTTACAGTTATACGAGCTTTCTGGCAAATCATGAAGACCCGTACAGGGTGCTTACCAGGCCCCTTGCAGGAATTATACTTTCCCAGTCTATTCAGCTGGAAGAGCTTGTAGATTTCTACGGGGCTCAAAATAACCGCCGTTGGGCGAGGTTCAGGTCTTTCGTTGCCACTCTCAAGAGATTCAGCGACGTCCTATATGAACTAATACACATCAAATACAGCATTCCAGAATACCGAATTGAGGAAGAATCTCAGCAGTTTGAACAGAACACAGATGATGCGATATCATACATCAAGAATATTGTACACAATGCAGCCAATCAATTTGTAGAACACTGTATAAGACTTGAAATCGATTCGAAACCAATTGAAATACTTGAAGATGAGATTGATGAGCATATTCTGGAGGGCAAACTTAAATACGACCATGAAAGACGACACGTTGTAGAGGTTGGAAAGATTGTAACATTTCTCGGAACTTCCTTTTTGAATATGATAGCTGACACTTCTCTCAAAGCCATTGTGGAGGGGGATAAGCCCTTTGACAATGAATCATATTCAATATCTCCGATAAGCGAAGAAAAGCTCCGGATGCTTGAGCACAATTTCCACAATATGCAGTGTAATTATGACACTTATGTCTCAAAAACGGACACTGAAAGCCATGATGAATCACTGCCCGTACTCAGGGGTCATGTAAGTGTTGTCTTCCATCTGCTGACTATAGCAGTTTCACTTTCCCACTATTACGAACGTCATCTCAGCGAATACAGAGATCCTACACAGGAATTCAAAGGACAGCTTGTTGACCCTTCCGGACTGTTGGAAAAGCTCTCAGACTACTGCATACATTACATTCGCAACTATGTAAACAGCGCTAAGAATCTCTGCCAGAATATGATCAAGAAATATTCCGAGCAGGGCGAAATAACAGTACCTGTGCCCAGATACAGGGGCTTTCACGTAAGACCGTCAACACTGATTGCCCTTATAGCCAATCATTACGGCAGTGATCTCAAGATGGATATGCTTGGCGAGGAGTATGATGCCAGATCTCCGCTCGAGCTTTTCAGGGCAAATGAGGCTATCAATTCGGAAAAAAGGAAGGGGCTCAACAGGGAGGTTCTAAATCTGGACATAAACCGGAAGGTTGATTCTAATACAGATATGAGGATCATCGTAAATGATCTGGTTATGACTCTGGCAGATCAGGGGAAAATGATGATCTATGATCATCCTCTTGAAATATCGCCGGATATAAATGAAAGAAAAGAGGCCACATTGATCGACACTATCAGAGATGAAGTAGCCAGGCTTCTTGCTGTTGGAAAAGTTGATATCGTTACAGACCTTCAGGCTCATTTCAGGGGCGATAAACGTGTCTTGGAAGACATCAAGCTCCTTGCACATTACGGCTACGGCGAAGATAACCACGGCAACAACATTCCTCTTCCGCCGAGCCTGGAGTATCTAAGAAAATGAATTCACCACGAATTGAGCTCTCAGCCCCCGATATTACAGAAAAGGAAATACAGGCAGTTACAGAAGTCCTGAGAAGCGGAAAACTGTCTTTAGGCCCAAGGCTTGCCGAGTTTGAAGAAGCAGTCAAATCCCTTACCGGAGCGAAATATGCAGTTGCTGTAAACAGCGGAACAAGCGGGCTTTTCCTTTGCCTGAAAGCTATGGGCATAGCCCCTGGAGACGAGGTAATAACTACTCCGTTTACTTTTATAGCCTCTGTAAATGTGATTCTGCAAGTGGGAGCGAAGCCTGTGTTTGTTGATATACACCCCGATTATCTGAATATGAACCCTGATTTGATTGAAGAGCAGATTACATCAAACACAAAAGCTATTGAGGCAGTTCACGCCTTCGGAAACCCGTGGGGTATTGATGAGGTTCAGCGTATTGCACGAAGCAGAGACCTGCTTTTGATAGAAGACAGCTGCGAGGCGATTGGAACTGTTTACAAAAATATTCCGGCAGGTATGTTCGGCGATGCAGGTTTTTTTGCCTTCTACCCCAACAAACAGATTACTACAGGGGAGGGGGGCATTATCATTACAAATAATGAGCTGCTTGCAGATATATGCCGTTCCCTGCGTAATCAGGGGCGAAGCCCTAACGCAGGTTGGCTCAGCCACGAAAGAGTTGGCTACAATTTCAGGCTTTCTGATATAAACTGCGCTCTGGGAACTGCCCAGCTCTCGAGGTTTGAAGAGATAAAGCAGAAAAGAGCACAGGCTGCAGGAAAATATATTGAAAAACTGAATTCGGACAAAAGGCTTATAATGCCTGAACTGCCTGAGGATTGCAATTTCAGCTGGTTTGTCTTTGTTGTAAGACTTACTGAAGATTACAGCCTGAAACAAAGAAATGAGCTTCTGGATATGCTGAGGTCTGAGGGTGTTTGTGCGAGCAATTATTTTCCGCCCGTACATCTCCAGCCGTTTATTAAAGCTCCTCTCGGCATTAAGGAAGGCTGTTTTCCTGTTACAGAAAGCGTTAGCAGCCGTACAGTAGCGCTGCCTTTTTACAGCAGTTTAAGAGATGAGCAAATTGATTTTGTATGTGAAAAATTGAGCTTGTGTTTAGACAGGCTTTACTTATAAACTTGTTGCGTACTGGTTGTACTTGACTCGAAGGCGCTGCTTTTTCGGCAGCGTCTTCACTTAATTTGTAAACCTTGCGAACGCTATTAAAATGAAACTCAACATCAAAAACCAGCTTAAAGGAAGAGACCTGCCCATGATTATGGGCATACTCAACGTAACTCCGGATTCTTTCAGCGACGGAGGCGATTTTTCTGATTTTCAAAGCGCAGCAAGGCGAGCAGATGAGCTTGTATCTGAGGGAGCTGATATAATCGACATTGGCGCTGAATCTACCCGGCCCGGAGCTGAGCCGGTGAGCCCTGAGCTTCAGATTGAGCGGTTTTACGAAGTAATAAAGGCTGTTAAGGCTAAACACAAGATATGGATAAGCATAGACACTCAGAGCAGCGAGGCAGCTTCAGCAGCTATAGAGGCCGGTGCTGATATTATTAACGATATTTCCAGCGGTTCGGACCCGCAAATGTTCAAATTTGCGGCTAAAAAATCTGTCGGCATCGTGCTAATGCATATGCTGGGCACTCCTCAGACAATGCAGAAAGCCCCTGAATATAAAAACGTTGCAAGTGATGTTATGGCATACCTCCAACAGAAAAAGAAAGCCGCTGTTCAAGCAGGTGTATTGGAAGATAATATCATACTGGACCCTGGCATCGGCTTCGGCAAAACTCTCAAACACAATTTAGAGCTGACAGGAAATCTGAAAATTTTCACTCAGCTGGGAAGTCCAGTATTGTACGGGGCGAGCAGGAAGAGCTTCATCGGAAAGATTACAGGAAGAAAAGAAGCAAAGAACCGAGAGGGCGGCACTATCGCCTCTACAATCTACGCAATGCAGCAGGGCGTTTCTATAATCAGGGTTCACAGGCCAAGGATAAATCTAGATGCGATGCGGCTTTACAGAAGCATTTTAACTGGAGCTTAACCCTGCATAAGCCTTGGCTGGCCTGTAGCAGACAAAACATCCCTCCATAAAGGTCCGTCGGGATCTATGTAGTTCCTCTTAGAAGTAGCCAAGGGGATTGGAATATGAACATAAGTATTGTAAATCATACTTATAAGAAATTCCGTCCTGCCGGCCATTGCACCATGTACTGCATTCGCGCCAAGCCTTGAACAGTAAATCGTGTCGTTGGGGTTTGGAGGAGCGCTTCTGATTATATAGCTTGGATCTATGTATTTAAGATTAATATCCCAGTTTTTGTTTGAGAAATGCTCTTCAATACTTTCTTTAAGAAACAGCCCAATATCTGCAAGCCTTTTATTGCCTGATTCATCTTCATCTTTTTCTGCTTTAAGCAGTTCCTGCCCAGCCCCTTCAGCTGCAACAATTACGGCATGGTCTTTGTACTTCATTCTTTCTTCAAGCGTTTTAAGGAAGCCGTTTTCTCCATTTAGCTTAAAGGGTACTTCCGGAACAAAAACAAAATTTACGTCCTGACTTGCAAGGGCGGTGTGAGCAGCTATAAAGCCCGATTCTCTTCCCATTAGTTTTACCAGCCCCACCCCCATACAGGCATCTTTCGCTTCTATATGGGCAGCTGCAACAGCATCAATAGCCTTCGAAACAGCTGTCTCAAAGCCGAATGACCGCTCTATGAAGCTCAAATCATTGTCGATAGTTTTGGGTATCCCTACAACTGATATATTCAGATTTCTTTTTTCTGCTTCTCTCGAAATATCAAGTGATCCCCTTTGAGTGCCGTCGCCGCCGATAACGAAGAGCATATTAATATTCATTCGCTCAACAGCATCAACGATTTCATCCACCCGGTCCCCGTGGCCCCTTGAAGAACCCAGTATTGTGCCGCCCTTAGTGTGTATGTCGTTAACAGTTTCAGGTGTAATATTAACAGTAGGCAGCCTGAATTCGGGCAAAAAGCCGCGATATCCGTACTGTATCCCTGTAAGCCTTTTAACGCCGTAGCTGTAGAACAGGGTGTGAGTTATTGAGCGTATAACGGCATTCAGCCCGGGGCAAAGTCCGCCGCAGGTAACAACAGCAGCGTTTACTTTTGCAGGGTCAAAATAGATTTTCTGCCTTGGCCCGGCCTTTTCAACCAGCTGATGCATTTTTATATCTAAATTGATGTCTCCTCGAGGAAGCTGGATATTGTAGATAATGCCCCGTTCATCGCTTGCGTAATTCGCAACATAATCGCCTTGCGTTGTTGAAAAGCTCAGAGGGGAATTAACTGTACATCTGCCGAGTTTTTTTATAGTAAAATCATAATTGGTGCCGGGCATTTTCTCTCCAAATCCGGACTAACTGTTAAGTGATGCGTCTTTAGCAATCACAGCTTCGGTTTGGCGAGTTCTGAACTGTTTAAGTTTTTTATCTACTTCTTCATCAAAAAGGCTGATTATCTGTGCTGCAAAAATAGCGGCATTTTTTGCGCCGGCTTTGCCAATTGCCATTGATGCCACAGGCACCCCTGGAGGCATTTGTACAGTGCTGAGAAGGGCGTCCAGTCCGTTAGGCCCTTCTGAGGCCTGCATTGGAACGCCAATTACCGGAAGCTCTGTCCTCCCCGCAACAGAACCTGCAAGATGAGCCGCCATACCTGCCGCAGCAATTATAACTTTATAGCCTTTTTCCTTTGCCTTATCGGCAAAATCAGCAGCTTCAAGAGGGGTTCTGTGTGCAGAAATAACCCTCACAGTTGGCTCTATGCCGAAATCCTTGAGAGTGTCAATGCATCTCTGCATAGTAGAAAGATCGCTGTCTGAACCCATAATAACCGCCACTTTACTGACTTTTTCTTCCATTGCGGTCTTACCCTTCCCATTAAAAAGTACTTTAATTTTTGTAAAACGTCTTTTTGATTGTATAATGATTTTAGGAATAAATTTTAAATTTTCAAGAAGGAGAGAGAATGGTTGACAGAGAGATGATATGTGCCGGAAGCTTTTACCCTTCCCTAAAGAGCGACTGTCAGAGAGTTATAAACTCTCTGCTTGAGCAGGACACTCAAGCTCAGACATTGGAAAATTTCGAGCCTAAGGCAGCGGTAGTACCCCACGCAGGATGGGAGTTTTGCGGAGATGTAACAGCAGCGGTTTTCAATGCCCTTAAACAGAGCAAAATAAGTATTGATGTTTTTCTGCTTTTTGGGGCGGTTCATCTAAGGGGGGTGCTCAAGCCGGCAGTTTTTGACGGAGCGGCTTGGCAAACGCCAATAGGGATAGTTGATGTAAATCAGCAGCTTGCTGATTTGCTTGTTAAAAGCAGTTCTGTATTTGAAAAGGACAGCCGCTGCCATAAAGGCGAACACAGCCTTGAGGTAGTCTGCCCGTTCATTAAGCACCTTTACCCTGATGCAGAAATATGCCCTGTTCTTGTACCGCCTTCAGAAGACGCAGTTCAGGCAGGTAAGGATGCTGCTGAGGCGGTAAAAAAAATAGAGGATAAAAATGTTTTCTGCATCGCCTCCTCTGATCTCACTCATTACGGCAGGAGATTTGATTTCTCTCCGGCAGGCGAAGGAGAGGCCGGCTGCAAATGGGCGAAAGAAGTAAACGATAAGGCCTTCATTGAAGCAGCCGTGTCTATGAACGCAAAATCTGTATTATCTAAAGGTATATACGAGAGGAGCTCCTGCGGGCCTGGAGCTGTGGCCGCTGCAGTGGAGTATGCAAGGCAGGTGGGCAGCAAAGAAGGAAAACTTCTGAAACATACTCACAGCTTCGAGGTAATCAGCTCTAACTACCTTTGCAGCAGTGATTCTACTGTTGGGTATGCGGGCATCATCTTCTAACCGGCATAAATTATATGCATATTTATAGAGATTGTTCCCATCTTTATTTTTGCTTTTGGTGAGAATATTTTTATCATAGTCAAACAATTTCAGAAACATTTTTAGATGGGAATAATTATGATTTATCCGATAAAATTTGAACCAATATTAGTTGAAAAAGTCTGGGGCGGTAATTCGATATGCAGAAAATTCCTGAATAACCCTTCGGACAATAGGAAAATCGGGGAAAGCTGGCTTCTCTCGGATATACCCGGGGCAAGAAGCAGAATCGTCAATGGAGAGCTTAAAGGCCTAAGAATAAATGAAATAGTAGAAAAATACCCTTCAGAGCTTTTTGGAGGGAAATTTGCACTCGGTTCATTCCCATTGATGATTAAGATTATTGATGCTGGAGACAGGCTAAGCCTTCAGGTTCATCCAGACCAAAAGACCTGCGAAGAAACCGGCAAAGGAAACCCGAAAACTGAATGCTGGTATATACTTGAAGCCAAGCCTGATTCATTTATTTATAAAGGTCTGAAAGAAGGTGTAACCCCAGATCAGCTCAGGCAAGGAATTGAAAACAGCGATTGCGAGAGACTATTACAGAAAGTTCACGTAAAGCCTGGGGAATGCCATTTTATTCCGTCGGGCACGTTTCATGCCATTGGCAGCGGGATTCTCATAGCTGAGATTCAGCAGCCTTCGGATACTACATACAGAGTTTACGACTGGGGGAGAATGGGTCAGGACGGAAGCCCCCGTCAGCTGCATATTAAAGAGGCTCTGGACTGCATAAAAAATATGCCCGATCCAGCCAATGAACCCACAACAGAAGGAAGGCTTGTTGATGCAGATGAATTCAATGTTGATAAGAAGTCCTTGGCCGCTGGAGAGGGGTTAAAGTGGGACAAAGGTGATTTGGCGGCAGTATTTGCCGCTGAGGGCGAAGGCTCAATCAAAGGCAATTTTCAAGGGGAAGTGAAGTACGGCCCGGGTGAGTGCATAATCCTCCCGTATTGCTTTGAGGGCGAAATCAAAGCGGCTGAAAAAACTGATATGCTCATTTCAAGGGTTTGAAAGATAAAAGGATATTTATGAACGTACCTATGCTAGACCTGAAAAAGCAGTTTGCAGGAATAAAGGATGAAGTGATGCCTGCCATAGAAAAGGTCTGCCAGGAGCAGGCCTGCTGCCTCGGCCCGGCTGTTAAGCAGTTCGAGAAGAACGCTGCACAATTTTGCAACGCTGATTTTGCCGTCGCAGTTTCCAGCGGAACCGACGCGATTCTTGTCTCTCTTATGGCAGCCGGCATTGGCAGGGGGGATGAAGTTATCCTGCCCTCATTTACCTTCGCTGCAACCACTGGAACCGTTGCAAGGCTTGGGGCTGTGCCGATTTTTGCAGATATTAACAAAAGAACTTTCAATATAGATCCCGTTAAGATTGATGAAAAAGTTACCTCTAAGACAAAAGCGATTATTCCCGTTCATCTTTTCGGACAGATGGCTGATATGATGCCGATAATGGACATAGCCTCAAGGCACGGTTTAACGGTTATAGAGGACGCAGCTCAGAGCAT
This window of the Sedimentisphaera salicampi genome carries:
- a CDS encoding type I phosphomannose isomerase catalytic subunit, producing MIYPIKFEPILVEKVWGGNSICRKFLNNPSDNRKIGESWLLSDIPGARSRIVNGELKGLRINEIVEKYPSELFGGKFALGSFPLMIKIIDAGDRLSLQVHPDQKTCEETGKGNPKTECWYILEAKPDSFIYKGLKEGVTPDQLRQGIENSDCERLLQKVHVKPGECHFIPSGTFHAIGSGILIAEIQQPSDTTYRVYDWGRMGQDGSPRQLHIKEALDCIKNMPDPANEPTTEGRLVDADEFNVDKKSLAAGEGLKWDKGDLAAVFAAEGEGSIKGNFQGEVKYGPGECIILPYCFEGEIKAAEKTDMLISRV